A section of the Cutibacterium granulosum genome encodes:
- a CDS encoding Na+/H+ antiporter family protein: MNAVLLAVILMLVLAVCRVHVVIALFIGALVGGLVGGLGLDGTMLSFQEGLTGGAQIALSYALLGAFAMAVAHTGLPDALARWMIARLDATSPDSSSRTHRVTKWALIGAILLMAIMSQNLIPVHIAFIPLLIPPLLTVFNRLHLDRRAISTTLTFGLVTTYMFIPVGFGNIFLNDILLGNIRKAGMSTDGIRIMHAMGIPALGMMSGLLIALFVSYRKPRDYEDRSLAKQPAVAGTGSITTQGGGDSSDPQVSGPAGTAEPINRYRATVAIIAIIVTFVVQVAMQLAGAKSNSLLVGAIAGLGIILMARAVPFRESNEVFTEGMKMMAVIGFVMIAAQGFAQVMQDTGHVTLLVTDATALFGTNKALAAAVMLLVGLVVTMGIGSSFSTLPIIATIYVPLCMSLGFSPLATVAIVGSSGALGDAGSPASDSTLGPTAGLGADGQHDHIRDSVIPTFLHFNLPLLVAGWIAAMVL, from the coding sequence ATGAATGCCGTGCTGCTCGCCGTGATCCTCATGCTCGTCCTCGCCGTGTGCCGGGTGCATGTGGTCATCGCACTGTTCATCGGCGCTCTGGTGGGTGGTCTCGTCGGCGGCCTCGGCCTGGACGGCACGATGCTGTCGTTCCAGGAGGGGCTCACCGGTGGGGCGCAGATCGCTCTCAGCTACGCCCTGCTCGGTGCATTCGCCATGGCCGTGGCCCACACCGGTCTGCCGGATGCCCTGGCCAGGTGGATGATCGCACGTCTTGACGCGACGTCCCCCGACTCGTCCAGCCGGACCCATCGGGTGACGAAATGGGCGCTCATCGGCGCCATCCTCCTCATGGCGATCATGTCGCAGAACCTCATCCCGGTGCACATCGCCTTCATCCCGCTGCTCATCCCACCGCTGCTCACCGTCTTCAACCGGCTGCACCTGGACCGGCGTGCCATCAGTACCACGCTGACGTTCGGGTTGGTGACGACGTACATGTTCATTCCGGTGGGATTCGGCAACATCTTCCTCAACGACATCCTGCTGGGCAACATTCGCAAGGCGGGGATGAGCACCGACGGCATCAGGATCATGCATGCCATGGGCATCCCGGCGTTGGGAATGATGTCTGGCCTGCTCATCGCGCTGTTCGTGAGCTATCGCAAGCCGCGTGACTACGAGGATCGGTCGCTGGCGAAACAGCCAGCCGTGGCCGGGACTGGTTCGATCACCACCCAGGGGGGTGGTGACTCGTCGGACCCACAGGTCTCTGGACCGGCCGGCACGGCCGAGCCGATCAACCGTTACCGAGCCACGGTGGCCATCATCGCCATCATCGTCACCTTCGTCGTCCAGGTGGCGATGCAGCTGGCCGGTGCCAAGTCGAACTCCCTGCTGGTCGGTGCCATAGCAGGACTCGGCATCATCCTCATGGCCCGCGCCGTGCCGTTCCGGGAGAGCAACGAGGTCTTCACCGAAGGCATGAAGATGATGGCTGTCATCGGATTCGTCATGATCGCGGCCCAGGGATTCGCCCAGGTGATGCAGGACACCGGTCACGTCACCCTGCTGGTGACCGACGCCACGGCCCTGTTCGGCACCAACAAGGCCCTTGCCGCGGCCGTCATGCTGCTGGTGGGGCTCGTTGTGACGATGGGGATCGGCTCGTCGTTCTCCACCCTGCCGATCATTGCGACGATCTACGTGCCGCTGTGCATGTCGCTGGGGTTCTCACCGTTGGCGACGGTCGCGATCGTCGGGAGTTCCGGTGCCCTGGGCGACGCCGGATCGCCCGCATCGGACTCCACCCTCGGACCGACGGCGGGGCTGGGTGCCGACGGCCAGCACGACCACATCCGCGACTCGGTGATCCCGACCTTCCTGCACTTCAACCTGCCGCTGCTCGTCGCCGGCTGGATTGCCGCGATGGTGCTGTGA
- the tsaD gene encoding tRNA (adenosine(37)-N6)-threonylcarbamoyltransferase complex transferase subunit TsaD: MSEPLILGIESSCDETGVGIVRGTELLANEVASSMEQHVRFGGVVPEVASRAHLESMVPVLQAACATAGIDLAELDGIAVTAGPGLMGALVIGLSAAKALASYLGKPLYGVNHLAGHVAVDLLEHGELPMPCGALLVSGGHTSLLKVSSIATDIVEVGATIDDAAGEAYDKVARLLGLPYPGGPVIDRAAAEGDPQAIRFPRGLTARHDMIRHRFDYSFSGLKTAVSRWVETQQRDGKEVPVNDVAASFQEAVADVLTAKAVDLCQTYELEHFLIGGGVAANSRLRALLAERMAAAGVELRRPRPGLCTDNGAMIAALGVQVVKAGLEPSSLDISANSGLPVETILV; this comes from the coding sequence ATGTCTGAACCGCTCATCCTGGGAATCGAGTCGTCGTGCGACGAGACCGGAGTCGGCATCGTGCGCGGCACCGAGCTGTTGGCCAACGAGGTCGCCTCCTCCATGGAGCAGCACGTGAGGTTCGGCGGAGTGGTGCCAGAGGTGGCATCGCGTGCCCACCTGGAGTCGATGGTGCCAGTTCTGCAGGCCGCATGCGCCACGGCCGGCATCGATCTTGCCGAGCTGGACGGCATCGCCGTCACCGCCGGACCGGGACTCATGGGGGCTCTCGTCATCGGATTGTCGGCGGCCAAGGCCCTCGCCTCCTACCTCGGCAAGCCGCTCTATGGCGTCAACCACCTGGCGGGCCACGTCGCCGTCGACCTGTTGGAGCACGGTGAGCTGCCCATGCCGTGCGGCGCACTGCTGGTCTCCGGTGGCCACACCTCGCTGCTCAAGGTGAGTTCCATCGCCACCGACATCGTCGAGGTCGGCGCCACCATCGACGACGCTGCGGGCGAGGCGTACGACAAGGTGGCCCGGCTGCTCGGGCTGCCGTACCCCGGCGGGCCCGTCATCGACCGGGCTGCCGCCGAGGGCGACCCGCAGGCCATCCGCTTCCCCCGTGGACTCACCGCCCGGCACGACATGATCCGGCACCGCTTCGACTACTCCTTCTCCGGGCTCAAGACTGCCGTGTCCCGCTGGGTCGAGACCCAGCAGCGTGACGGCAAGGAGGTACCCGTCAACGACGTGGCGGCATCCTTCCAGGAGGCAGTGGCCGACGTCCTCACCGCCAAGGCCGTCGATCTGTGCCAGACGTACGAGTTGGAACACTTCCTCATTGGCGGCGGTGTGGCGGCCAATTCGCGGCTGCGTGCCCTGCTCGCCGAGCGCATGGCAGCCGCCGGGGTCGAGCTGCGCCGCCCGCGCCCCGGGCTGTGCACCGACAACGGTGCGATGATCGCGGCACTGGGTGTGCAGGTGGTCAAGGCCGGTCTCGAACCGTCGTCATTGGACATCTCGGCCAATTCCGGCCTGCCGGTGGAAACGATCCTGGTGTGA
- a CDS encoding DEAD/DEAH box helicase yields the protein MEWKATDLGELDTSTVNHEGGFSALGVPDPIVAALAATGIDEPFRIQIAAIPDAISGKDVLGRASTGSGKTLAFSVPVLTRLSAEQRADRRPRALVLSPTRELAMQIADVISPLASAMHLSTILVAGGMSYGPQTKAFKRGVDIVVATPGRLVDLLETGDADLSGVQMTVLDEADHMADLGFMQAVGAILDAVGQGQKLLFSATLDGAVNKLVRTYMNDPVTHEIDPERGSVATMTHHAFQVKPHEKVSLMAEISHRAGHTIVFARTQRGASRMAEQLREAGVMAGALHGGLTQGARARVLAAFKEGSLPVLVATDVAARGIDVDDVTLVLQVDPPMNSKDYLHRAGRTARAGQDGAVISLILPHQRRTMARIYRSAGVHPEEAQVRLGDEHVAQVAHCTPALDAPIAQEEYDAIVAPKPQRRKGKGGGRRNGHGRYHHNDRRGGNRHHSDWHGSDRRGGRDDSHAQRRPRKDREQARRDHEARYGRAGNDTW from the coding sequence ATGGAGTGGAAGGCCACCGATCTTGGCGAGCTCGACACCTCGACGGTGAACCACGAGGGGGGTTTCTCCGCCCTCGGCGTGCCCGACCCCATCGTCGCAGCCCTGGCCGCCACCGGCATCGACGAGCCGTTCCGCATCCAGATCGCTGCCATCCCCGATGCCATCAGCGGCAAGGACGTGCTGGGGCGTGCCTCCACCGGTTCGGGCAAGACGCTGGCCTTCAGCGTTCCGGTGCTCACCCGGCTGTCCGCCGAGCAGCGTGCGGACCGTCGACCGCGTGCCCTCGTCCTCTCTCCCACCCGCGAGCTCGCCATGCAGATCGCCGACGTCATCTCCCCATTGGCCTCGGCCATGCACCTGTCGACGATCCTCGTCGCCGGTGGCATGAGCTATGGTCCGCAGACCAAGGCGTTCAAGAGGGGCGTGGACATCGTCGTGGCCACCCCGGGGCGCCTCGTCGACCTGCTGGAGACCGGTGACGCCGATCTGTCCGGGGTGCAGATGACCGTCCTCGACGAGGCCGATCACATGGCCGACCTGGGCTTCATGCAGGCTGTCGGAGCCATTCTCGACGCCGTGGGGCAGGGGCAGAAGCTGCTCTTCTCGGCAACCCTGGACGGCGCCGTCAACAAACTGGTGCGCACCTACATGAACGATCCCGTCACCCACGAGATCGACCCCGAACGGGGCTCGGTGGCGACCATGACCCACCATGCCTTCCAGGTCAAACCGCACGAGAAGGTCTCACTCATGGCCGAGATCTCACATCGCGCCGGCCACACCATCGTCTTCGCACGCACCCAACGCGGTGCTTCCCGAATGGCCGAACAGCTGCGTGAGGCTGGCGTCATGGCTGGTGCCCTGCACGGTGGACTCACCCAGGGGGCTCGGGCCCGAGTGCTCGCCGCCTTCAAGGAGGGCTCCCTCCCGGTGCTCGTCGCCACCGATGTGGCCGCGCGCGGTATTGACGTCGACGACGTCACCCTCGTTCTGCAGGTCGATCCACCGATGAACTCCAAGGACTACCTGCACCGGGCCGGCCGTACCGCTCGCGCTGGTCAGGACGGCGCCGTGATCAGCCTCATCCTGCCGCACCAGCGGCGCACCATGGCACGTATCTACCGGTCTGCCGGAGTTCATCCCGAGGAGGCCCAGGTGCGGCTGGGCGACGAACACGTTGCACAGGTCGCCCACTGCACTCCGGCCTTGGACGCCCCGATCGCCCAGGAGGAGTACGACGCGATCGTCGCTCCCAAGCCGCAGCGGCGCAAGGGCAAGGGTGGTGGCCGACGCAACGGTCACGGGAGGTATCACCACAACGATCGTCGTGGCGGCAACCGACACCATTCCGACTGGCACGGGTCTGATCGACGTGGTGGCCGCGACGACAGTCACGCTCAGCGCAGGCCGCGCAAGGACCGGGAGCAGGCCCGCCGGGACCACGAGGCCAGGTATGGCCGAGCCGGCAACGACACCTGGTGA
- a CDS encoding glycosyltransferase family 4 protein — MRVAIVAESFLPQVNGVTNSVLRILEHLRAHGHEALVIAPGDSETPHEYQGHRVVSLASLAFPGYSDVRVSASPQWSIERTLAEFDPDVVHLAAPFVIGYKGALAAASLGIPSVAIYQTDVPSYAGRYGLGKLEPYGWYRVRQIHSLSVATYAPSTYSRDQLVSHGVPRVGIWGRGVDKQRFHPSKRSEELRAQWAPNGEVVVGYMGRLAAEKRVQDMAVLADIPGVKLVIVGHGPDRDQLEKQIPGAIFTGGLGGEDLPRAVASMDVFCSTGELETFCQAVQEAKACGVPVISPRRGGPIDLIDPSRTGWLYEPGNMDEFRSYVVDLVGDGYKRRAMGTAARASIEDRTWGHLCAELVGHYEEAIRIGSVAAPARHRLLAAATHHPRRNGRSISLLHR, encoded by the coding sequence GTGCGAGTTGCGATTGTTGCGGAGTCGTTCCTGCCACAGGTGAACGGCGTCACGAACTCGGTCCTGCGTATCCTGGAGCACCTGCGCGCCCACGGACATGAGGCCCTGGTCATCGCCCCGGGCGACTCCGAGACCCCCCACGAGTACCAGGGGCATCGGGTGGTCTCGCTGGCCTCCTTGGCCTTCCCCGGTTATTCCGACGTGCGTGTCTCGGCCTCCCCGCAGTGGTCCATCGAGCGCACCCTTGCCGAGTTCGACCCTGATGTCGTCCATCTGGCTGCACCGTTCGTCATCGGCTACAAGGGGGCTCTGGCCGCTGCCTCGCTCGGCATACCTTCCGTCGCCATCTACCAGACGGACGTCCCCTCCTACGCCGGGCGGTACGGCCTGGGCAAGTTGGAACCCTACGGCTGGTACCGGGTGCGTCAGATCCACTCCCTGTCGGTGGCCACCTACGCCCCCTCCACCTATTCACGCGACCAGCTCGTCTCGCACGGCGTGCCGCGGGTGGGCATCTGGGGTCGTGGCGTCGACAAGCAACGATTCCATCCGTCGAAGCGTTCGGAGGAGCTGCGTGCCCAGTGGGCCCCGAACGGCGAGGTGGTCGTCGGGTACATGGGGCGCCTGGCCGCCGAGAAACGGGTGCAGGACATGGCCGTGCTGGCCGACATCCCCGGGGTGAAGCTCGTCATCGTCGGGCACGGCCCCGATCGTGACCAGCTCGAGAAACAGATTCCGGGTGCCATCTTCACCGGGGGTCTGGGCGGTGAGGACCTGCCGCGCGCGGTGGCATCTATGGACGTCTTCTGCTCCACCGGCGAGCTGGAGACCTTCTGCCAGGCGGTCCAGGAGGCCAAGGCCTGTGGAGTTCCGGTGATCAGTCCGCGCCGCGGCGGCCCGATCGACCTCATTGATCCCTCACGCACCGGCTGGCTCTACGAGCCGGGCAACATGGACGAGTTCCGCAGCTACGTCGTCGACCTCGTCGGTGACGGTTACAAGCGCAGGGCCATGGGAACGGCGGCCCGCGCCTCCATCGAGGACCGCACTTGGGGGCATCTGTGTGCCGAACTCGTCGGGCACTACGAGGAGGCCATCCGGATCGGATCGGTCGCAGCTCCAGCCCGTCATCGTCTGTTGGCTGCGGCCACTCACCATCCCCGTCGCAACGGTCGTTCCATCAGTCTGCTGCACCGCTGA
- the tsaB gene encoding tRNA (adenosine(37)-N6)-threonylcarbamoyltransferase complex dimerization subunit type 1 TsaB has translation MTTTSTPRSTLAPSGLTLGVDTSTAVCVGLARGGEVLATLRVDDPRAHAEQLMPLIEDLCRQQGITLSELNEVAVGVGPGPYTGLRVGVVTGRVLAHLAGLEPRPVCSLDVLATQWAIGADAPGGQFIVCTDARRHELYWARYDAAGKRLDGPHVSAPDTLPQDLPVGGPGCAARGLTSAPGAPEQLDAGALAAHWTSLPDVGLEPLYLRDPDATVPTTRKATLTTARIRLPRQVG, from the coding sequence ATGACGACCACTTCCACTCCTCGATCCACACTGGCCCCATCCGGCCTCACCCTGGGCGTCGACACCTCGACCGCGGTGTGCGTCGGTCTGGCCCGCGGCGGCGAGGTGCTCGCCACCCTGCGCGTCGATGATCCCCGGGCCCATGCCGAGCAGCTCATGCCGCTCATCGAGGACCTCTGTCGGCAGCAGGGGATCACCCTTTCCGAGCTGAACGAGGTCGCCGTGGGAGTGGGCCCCGGCCCCTACACCGGCCTGCGCGTCGGAGTGGTCACCGGACGAGTCCTGGCCCACCTGGCCGGTCTGGAACCGCGCCCGGTCTGTTCCCTGGACGTGCTCGCCACCCAGTGGGCCATCGGTGCAGACGCACCGGGCGGGCAATTCATCGTGTGTACCGACGCCCGCCGTCACGAACTGTACTGGGCGCGCTACGACGCCGCCGGGAAACGTCTCGACGGCCCCCACGTCAGTGCCCCCGACACCCTGCCGCAGGACCTCCCCGTCGGTGGGCCGGGCTGTGCGGCCCGCGGACTCACGTCTGCTCCGGGAGCACCCGAGCAGCTGGATGCCGGCGCCCTCGCAGCACACTGGACGAGCCTGCCCGACGTCGGTCTGGAGCCGCTCTACCTGCGTGACCCGGACGCCACCGTACCCACCACTCGCAAGGCGACCCTCACCACGGCACGGATCCGTCTGCCACGTCAGGTGGGCTGA
- the tsaE gene encoding tRNA (adenosine(37)-N6)-threonylcarbamoyltransferase complex ATPase subunit type 1 TsaE produces the protein MDSTDSRTLDLADISVRLAQPGEAQSLSDALSGQLRQTRTAQRSGERMFSAFSEWIERDLCLVAETDAPTAAGRGYRVVGVLQLVNSGAVPTPSSDEVLAPQHGANRGAGSQEDAESEKTLQDGRHTTLDGAPECWDDDRPHSSHAGAEVRSVIVAPGNDHEPIALALLAGAEQLATDLGSAQLRVRGWASHPSTRSMMRAALSQHGYHADGPDLVCTLPVRVVVPTTEAMHTLGEVLASELTGGDVIVASGELGAGKTTFTQGIGQGLHVSEPVISPTFVLVRRHDGVGGRPGLIHVDAYRLGSLAELVDLDLDETMDSSVTVVEWGAGIAEELASSYLGVQIDRTADPEDDTRIVYLTPVGPRWQGVDLGFLSVLTPDDAADTSEDADMSKELQ, from the coding sequence GTGGACAGTACAGATTCGCGAACCCTCGACCTGGCAGACATCAGCGTGCGTCTGGCGCAACCGGGTGAGGCTCAGTCACTGTCGGATGCGCTGAGCGGGCAGCTGCGCCAGACACGCACCGCACAACGCTCGGGTGAGCGGATGTTCTCCGCCTTCTCCGAGTGGATCGAGCGCGACCTGTGTCTCGTCGCCGAGACGGATGCCCCGACCGCTGCAGGCCGGGGGTACCGTGTCGTCGGCGTGCTGCAGCTGGTCAATTCCGGGGCCGTGCCCACTCCATCGTCTGATGAGGTCCTGGCGCCGCAGCATGGTGCGAACCGCGGCGCGGGGTCGCAGGAGGACGCTGAGTCCGAGAAAACCTTGCAGGATGGCCGACACACGACCCTGGACGGTGCCCCCGAATGCTGGGACGACGACCGTCCTCACTCCAGCCATGCGGGAGCAGAGGTGCGCTCGGTGATCGTCGCTCCCGGCAACGATCATGAACCGATCGCGCTGGCACTGCTCGCCGGGGCCGAGCAGCTGGCCACCGATCTCGGTTCTGCACAACTGCGGGTGCGTGGCTGGGCGAGCCACCCGTCGACCAGATCGATGATGCGTGCTGCGCTCAGTCAGCACGGCTACCACGCCGATGGCCCCGATCTGGTGTGCACCCTGCCGGTGCGAGTGGTGGTGCCCACCACCGAGGCCATGCACACCTTGGGCGAGGTCCTGGCATCCGAACTCACCGGCGGTGACGTCATCGTCGCCTCCGGGGAACTTGGTGCTGGGAAGACCACCTTCACCCAGGGGATCGGTCAGGGGCTTCACGTGAGCGAGCCCGTCATCTCGCCCACCTTCGTGCTGGTACGTCGACATGACGGGGTCGGCGGGCGCCCCGGGCTCATCCACGTCGATGCCTACCGTCTGGGATCCCTTGCCGAGCTCGTCGACCTCGATCTCGACGAGACGATGGACTCCTCGGTCACCGTGGTGGAATGGGGTGCCGGTATCGCCGAGGAACTGGCGAGTTCATACCTGGGCGTCCAGATCGACCGTACTGCCGATCCCGAGGATGACACCCGAATCGTCTACCTCACCCCGGTGGGACCACGTTGGCAAGGCGTCGATCTGGGATTCCTCAGCGTGCTCACCCCTGACGACGCCGCGGACACGAGCGAGGACGCAGACATGAGCAAGGAGCTGCAATGA
- a CDS encoding aminopeptidase C: MGEDFVLDAAFAAQQAEQFRSDQVGRIVQNAVTTTSVDTVSLDRDVFNGIDPTTSERLDSWSVTNQRHSGRCWEFAGLNVIRAQVMRNLNIENLEFSQNHIAFFDKIEKVNFAFARAVETIDLPDGDEQVRELLGELSDGGYWPQFVDIVGKYGLVPQWAMPDTESSGNTDRMNRALEKVVRRVVGQIRAARGADDRDTRIAAAREQGLKDAWRVLAIHLGTPPTSFTWQYRDKDKNFHREDTFTPTQFARHIVPGDLDEYVTVQHDPRTENPVGQGYVREHTPYMVGRPGYSYVSAEMDDIKALAIESICSGELVWFSCDVNAQFDRKLGIWDANLHDYEGLYGVELNRSKADRMRLHETSPTHAMALVGVDLVDGAPVRWRVENSWGEDVGTKGFFTMNDNWFDEYVFEVVVPRSRLSQAQRDALDGELTVMPYWDVL; encoded by the coding sequence ATGGGTGAGGATTTCGTTCTGGACGCAGCATTTGCCGCACAACAGGCGGAGCAGTTCCGTTCTGACCAGGTGGGTCGGATCGTGCAGAACGCCGTGACCACCACCAGCGTCGACACCGTGAGCCTGGATCGTGACGTCTTCAACGGCATCGATCCGACGACGTCGGAGCGGCTGGACAGCTGGAGCGTCACCAATCAGAGACATTCCGGGCGGTGCTGGGAGTTCGCCGGCCTCAACGTCATCCGGGCACAGGTGATGAGGAATCTCAACATCGAGAACCTCGAGTTCTCCCAGAACCACATCGCCTTCTTCGACAAGATCGAGAAGGTCAACTTCGCCTTTGCCCGAGCCGTGGAGACCATCGATCTGCCCGACGGCGACGAGCAGGTGCGTGAGCTGCTCGGCGAACTGAGCGATGGTGGTTACTGGCCGCAGTTCGTCGACATCGTCGGCAAGTACGGCCTCGTGCCACAGTGGGCCATGCCCGACACCGAGTCCTCGGGCAACACCGACCGCATGAATCGGGCCCTGGAGAAGGTCGTGCGCCGCGTCGTCGGTCAGATCCGTGCTGCCCGGGGTGCCGACGACCGGGACACCAGGATTGCTGCGGCTCGGGAGCAGGGACTCAAGGACGCCTGGCGGGTGCTGGCCATCCACCTGGGCACCCCGCCCACCTCGTTCACCTGGCAGTACCGTGACAAGGACAAGAACTTCCATCGCGAGGACACGTTCACCCCGACGCAGTTCGCCCGCCACATCGTCCCCGGTGACCTCGACGAGTACGTCACCGTCCAACACGACCCACGCACCGAGAACCCCGTGGGTCAGGGCTATGTGCGAGAACACACCCCGTACATGGTGGGGCGTCCCGGATACTCCTACGTCAGTGCCGAGATGGACGACATCAAGGCCCTGGCCATCGAGTCGATCTGCTCCGGGGAGCTGGTGTGGTTCTCCTGCGACGTCAATGCCCAGTTCGATCGCAAGCTCGGCATCTGGGACGCCAACCTGCACGACTACGAGGGGCTCTACGGGGTGGAGCTCAACCGGTCCAAGGCCGACCGGATGCGCTTGCACGAGACCTCGCCCACCCATGCCATGGCCCTGGTCGGCGTCGATCTGGTTGACGGTGCACCGGTGCGGTGGCGTGTCGAGAATTCCTGGGGTGAGGACGTCGGCACCAAGGGATTCTTCACCATGAACGACAACTGGTTCGACGAGTACGTCTTCGAGGTCGTCGTACCACGCTCGAGGCTCAGCCAGGCCCAGCGTGACGCCCTCGACGGTGAACTCACCGTCATGCCGTACTGGGACGTGCTGTGA
- a CDS encoding bifunctional ADP-dependent NAD(P)H-hydrate dehydratase/NAD(P)H-hydrate epimerase produces the protein MTQYVCTAAAMRAAEQKLFDAHPGTDLMAVAAGQVAAQARGMLADLGCGVRGGSVLVLVGGGNNGGDGLLAAAELADEGCHVRVCPVLGTPHAAGWQVALRAGCEVVTMEQAGQVVPDLVIDAVLGIGGRPGIPDDLARLGEQLSAASWLAVDLPSGLDANSGAVTTSLRADVTVTFAARKWCHVAPPAAERCGRVDVVDIGVEPGGSDGVPKCADGWTSVVDEDDLARLWPVPDPGDDKYSRGVVGMDTGSSQYPGAALLGTLGALRTGAGMVRYVGPRRPADLVLAAMPSVVLADGRVQAWVVGSGWGQDDPAANGRRLQQRCVDGVPMVIDADALSLLPAELPDGCLLTPHAGELARMLGVDRDEVRENPRESAAEAARRFGATVLLKGAIQWMADPNGHVVEPTPSEILDVADHPGAGQMPAGQAGCAAALPGPAWTGQAGSGDVLAGVCGTLLAAGVSAGWAGLLGASLQALTACRHPGPWSPDQLAGFFPEIIGACRRPSFP, from the coding sequence ATGACTCAGTACGTGTGCACGGCGGCCGCGATGCGCGCTGCCGAACAGAAGCTTTTCGATGCGCATCCCGGTACCGATCTCATGGCTGTGGCTGCAGGGCAGGTCGCCGCGCAGGCACGGGGCATGCTCGCCGATCTGGGGTGCGGGGTGCGAGGCGGTTCAGTGCTGGTGCTCGTGGGAGGCGGCAACAACGGGGGAGACGGTCTGCTGGCCGCGGCCGAGCTCGCCGACGAGGGATGCCATGTACGGGTCTGTCCGGTGCTGGGCACACCACATGCCGCTGGTTGGCAGGTCGCCCTACGAGCGGGGTGTGAGGTGGTGACGATGGAGCAGGCTGGCCAGGTGGTACCAGACCTCGTCATCGACGCCGTCCTGGGGATTGGCGGACGCCCTGGCATCCCGGACGATCTTGCGAGGCTGGGGGAGCAGCTTTCCGCTGCGAGCTGGCTCGCTGTCGATCTGCCCTCTGGCCTGGACGCCAATTCCGGGGCCGTCACGACCTCGCTACGAGCCGATGTCACCGTGACCTTCGCGGCACGCAAGTGGTGCCATGTTGCCCCACCCGCCGCTGAGCGGTGCGGACGGGTCGACGTGGTCGACATCGGCGTCGAGCCCGGTGGCAGTGATGGCGTCCCGAAGTGTGCTGACGGTTGGACGAGTGTGGTCGACGAGGACGACCTCGCCCGGCTCTGGCCGGTCCCGGACCCGGGAGACGACAAGTACTCCCGCGGTGTCGTCGGGATGGACACTGGGTCCTCCCAGTACCCGGGAGCAGCGTTGCTCGGCACGCTGGGAGCGCTGCGCACGGGGGCCGGCATGGTTCGCTACGTCGGACCACGACGTCCGGCGGACCTGGTGCTCGCTGCCATGCCGTCGGTCGTTCTTGCCGACGGCCGGGTGCAGGCCTGGGTGGTCGGCTCCGGCTGGGGGCAGGACGACCCAGCTGCAAATGGACGCCGTCTCCAGCAACGCTGTGTCGACGGCGTACCGATGGTCATCGACGCCGACGCCCTGTCCCTGCTGCCCGCTGAGCTCCCGGACGGCTGCCTGCTCACCCCACATGCCGGTGAGCTGGCGCGCATGCTCGGTGTCGACCGCGACGAGGTGCGTGAGAACCCGCGCGAGTCGGCCGCGGAGGCGGCGCGACGATTCGGCGCCACCGTCCTGCTCAAGGGGGCGATTCAGTGGATGGCCGACCCGAACGGGCACGTGGTGGAGCCCACGCCGTCCGAGATTCTCGACGTGGCCGACCACCCGGGGGCGGGCCAGATGCCTGCCGGGCAGGCCGGTTGTGCCGCAGCGCTGCCGGGGCCGGCGTGGACCGGGCAGGCCGGCTCGGGCGATGTGCTGGCTGGTGTGTGTGGAACACTGCTCGCCGCTGGCGTGTCGGCTGGCTGGGCTGGCCTGTTGGGGGCAAGTCTGCAGGCGCTCACCGCATGCCGCCATCCCGGGCCGTGGTCGCCAGATCAACTCGCCGGGTTCTTTCCCGAGATCATCGGAGCATGCCGGCGGCCCAGCTTTCCGTGA
- a CDS encoding NUDIX hydrolase, whose translation MMTPVLTTLGFVRHPDGEHVLMVHRIARNDDDQLGKYNGLGGKVEPGEDAATGMRRELWEEARLQVDAMRLRGTVSWPGFGRHGEDHFGLIFVIDRWHGDIPDANEEGPLSWQRIDELDALPMWEGDRYFLPLVFDETIPQFHGCIPYQDGRPTGWTYSVLA comes from the coding sequence ATGATGACGCCGGTGCTCACGACCCTGGGATTCGTCCGGCATCCCGACGGTGAACATGTGCTCATGGTGCACCGCATCGCTCGCAACGACGACGACCAGCTCGGCAAGTACAACGGGCTGGGTGGCAAGGTCGAACCCGGTGAGGACGCCGCTACCGGCATGCGGCGCGAGTTGTGGGAGGAGGCCCGTCTGCAGGTCGATGCCATGCGGTTGCGTGGCACGGTCTCGTGGCCGGGTTTCGGCAGACACGGTGAGGACCACTTCGGGCTCATCTTCGTCATCGACCGGTGGCACGGCGACATCCCCGACGCCAACGAGGAGGGTCCGCTGAGCTGGCAGCGGATCGACGAGCTCGACGCACTGCCCATGTGGGAAGGTGATCGGTACTTCCTGCCGCTGGTCTTCGACGAGACGATCCCGCAGTTCCACGGCTGCATCCCCTACCAGGACGGGCGGCCGACCGGATGGACGTACTCGGTGCTGGCCTGA